In one window of Ruminococcus hominis DNA:
- the rsmH gene encoding 16S rRNA (cytosine(1402)-N(4))-methyltransferase RsmH, protein MAFKHKSVLLEETVDGLAIKPDGIYVDGTLGGGGHAFEVCSRLNEQGRFIGIDQDAAAIEAASERLRDFGEKVTIIRSNYCEMKSRLHEIGVDKVDGIVIDLGVSSYQLDTAERGFSYRVDAPLDMRMDQRQQLTAREIVNTYSEADLFRVIRDYGEDKFAKNIAKHIVIERQKAPIETTGQLNEIIRHAIPMKFQKTAGHPSKRTFQAIRIELNRELDVLRESLDDMIEMLNPGGRICIITFHSLEDRIVKSAFRKNENPCICPSHFPVCVCGNVSKGKVITRKPILPSEEELEYNSRSKSAKLRIFERC, encoded by the coding sequence ATGGCATTTAAACACAAATCAGTATTACTTGAAGAAACAGTAGATGGTCTGGCAATTAAACCAGACGGAATCTATGTAGACGGAACGTTAGGCGGAGGTGGACATGCATTTGAAGTTTGCAGTCGTCTGAACGAACAGGGGAGATTTATAGGTATAGATCAAGATGCAGCAGCAATAGAAGCTGCAAGCGAAAGATTACGTGACTTTGGGGAGAAGGTTACAATAATAAGAAGCAATTATTGTGAGATGAAGTCACGGCTTCATGAAATTGGTGTAGATAAAGTTGATGGTATTGTGATCGATCTGGGAGTATCGTCATATCAGCTGGATACTGCAGAAAGAGGATTTTCTTATCGAGTAGATGCTCCGTTAGATATGCGAATGGATCAAAGACAGCAGCTGACAGCACGAGAAATCGTGAATACGTATAGCGAAGCAGATCTTTTCAGGGTGATTCGTGACTATGGAGAGGACAAGTTTGCGAAAAATATTGCAAAGCATATCGTAATAGAGCGTCAAAAAGCACCGATTGAGACAACGGGACAGCTTAACGAGATTATTCGTCATGCAATCCCAATGAAATTTCAAAAGACAGCAGGACACCCATCAAAGAGAACATTTCAGGCAATTCGTATTGAGTTGAACAGAGAATTGGATGTTTTAAGGGAATCGCTTGATGATATGATCGAGATGCTTAATCCTGGTGGAAGAATATGCATTATCACATTTCATTCTTTGGAAGACAGAATTGTGAAAAGTGCATTTCGAAAAAATGAAAATCCTTGCATATGTCCATCGCATTTTCCGGTATGTGTATGTGGAAATGTTTCAAAAGGAAAGGTCATTACAAGGAAACCAATTCTTCCAAGTGAAGAAGAATTAGAGTATAACAGCCGTTCTAAAAGTGCAAAGTTACGTATTTTTGAACGCTGTTAG
- the mraZ gene encoding division/cell wall cluster transcriptional repressor MraZ, whose translation MLLGEFNHSIDEKGRLIIPAKLREDLGDSFVICNGLEGCLFVYSQDEWNKFVAELETLPRMNKDARIFKRYFFGSASEGSFDKQGRVLVPPSLRKAAHLEKDVVLVGVQDRVEIWDKGLWEERSMVSEEDLDAIAERMEAIGIRI comes from the coding sequence ATGTTACTAGGAGAGTTTAATCACAGCATAGATGAAAAAGGCCGATTGATTATACCAGCCAAGTTACGTGAAGATTTGGGCGATAGCTTTGTAATCTGCAATGGACTGGAAGGTTGTTTATTTGTGTACTCTCAAGATGAGTGGAACAAATTTGTAGCAGAACTGGAAACCTTACCACGGATGAATAAGGATGCCAGAATATTCAAGAGATATTTCTTTGGAAGTGCTTCAGAGGGCAGTTTCGATAAACAAGGGAGAGTTTTAGTACCGCCGTCACTCAGAAAAGCAGCACATCTTGAAAAGGACGTTGTTCTTGTGGGAGTTCAAGATCGTGTAGAAATCTGGGATAAAGGACTTTGGGAAGAACGCAGTATGGTCAGCGAAGAAGATTTGGATGCAATTGCAGAACGAATGGAAGCAATTGGAATCAGGATATAA
- a CDS encoding DegV family protein codes for MSYRVIVDSCGELTDEMKQSGMFVSAALTMQVGEYHIIDDETFDQADFLKKVAECPESPKSSCPSPEQYLAKYNCDADHIYVVTLSAELSGSYNSAQLGRNLYFEEYGEKDIYVFNSRSASIGETLIALKIQECEEAGMDFQTVIDTVEAYIEGQHTYFVLENLDTLRKNGRLTGIKALVAGALNIKPVMGSTPEGTICQKAQARGMKKALVKMADYVEQETENAREKVLAISHCNCEQRAKDFEKILLEKMEVKKSIIVDTAGISSMYANDGGIIVAI; via the coding sequence ATGAGTTATAGAGTGATTGTTGACAGTTGCGGAGAACTGACAGATGAGATGAAACAGAGCGGAATGTTCGTATCAGCCGCATTGACTATGCAGGTGGGAGAATATCATATTATAGATGATGAGACATTTGATCAGGCAGATTTTTTAAAGAAAGTTGCTGAATGTCCGGAAAGTCCAAAGTCTTCTTGTCCTTCACCGGAGCAATATCTGGCGAAGTATAATTGTGATGCAGATCATATTTATGTAGTTACATTATCGGCAGAGCTCAGTGGTTCTTATAACAGTGCTCAGTTAGGAAGAAATTTGTACTTTGAAGAGTATGGAGAAAAAGACATCTATGTATTTAATTCTCGTTCAGCATCCATAGGTGAGACATTGATCGCATTAAAGATTCAGGAGTGTGAAGAGGCCGGAATGGATTTTCAGACAGTGATCGATACAGTAGAAGCTTATATAGAAGGGCAGCATACTTATTTTGTACTGGAGAATCTGGATACACTTCGTAAGAATGGAAGATTAACAGGAATCAAAGCACTGGTTGCAGGCGCATTGAACATAAAACCAGTTATGGGATCAACACCGGAAGGTACGATTTGTCAGAAAGCGCAGGCTCGTGGAATGAAGAAGGCATTAGTTAAGATGGCAGATTATGTTGAACAGGAAACAGAGAATGCAAGAGAAAAAGTGCTGGCAATTTCACATTGTAATTGTGAACAGAGAGCAAAAGATTTTGAAAAAATATTATTAGAGAAGATGGAAGTAAAGAAGAGCATCATCGTGGATACAGCCGGAATAAGTTCTATGTATGCAAATGATGGTGGTATCATCGTTGCGATTTAA
- a CDS encoding FtsW/RodA/SpoVE family cell cycle protein → MENGTVRPNKKSFQWSKLFVQNPQYFDYDLLMILVFLMCFGLVMLYSTSAYSANADFGNDMFYFSKQAIISAVSFAFMLFVSKLDYHVYGAFSWQIYYISLFLMLLVKTPLGVEAYGSRRWLQLPGKMTLQPSEIAKIAVILLIPYEICRLGPKIQSKKGIERVCVVGAVAAGGVMVLTDNLSTAIIVAGITGILIFVAHPKIKPFLQLIAAGAVVVVVGLSYLSANISSSENFRLRRIITWLDPENHADEGGFQVMQGLYAIGSGGFFGKGLGNSTQKLGVIPEVQNDMILTIVCEELGVFGVIVVLVLFGLLLYRLMFIAKNAPDLYGSLVASGIFAHISLQVILNIAVVTNMMPTTGVTLPFISYGGTSILFLMTEMGIALGISRKIKLKQ, encoded by the coding sequence ATGGAGAATGGAACTGTAAGACCAAATAAGAAAAGCTTTCAATGGTCTAAATTATTTGTTCAGAATCCGCAATATTTTGACTATGATTTATTAATGATTCTGGTTTTCTTAATGTGTTTTGGACTGGTGATGCTTTATAGTACAAGTGCATATAGTGCAAATGCGGATTTTGGAAATGATATGTTCTATTTTTCAAAGCAGGCAATTATAAGTGCGGTTAGTTTTGCTTTTATGTTGTTTGTATCAAAATTAGACTATCATGTGTATGGTGCTTTTTCCTGGCAGATTTATTATATTTCCTTGTTTTTGATGCTGCTGGTAAAAACACCTCTTGGAGTAGAAGCATATGGATCAAGAAGATGGCTTCAGCTTCCCGGCAAGATGACATTACAGCCATCAGAAATTGCCAAAATTGCAGTTATTTTGTTAATCCCTTATGAAATCTGCAGGCTGGGTCCTAAGATTCAGTCAAAGAAAGGGATTGAACGAGTTTGTGTAGTTGGAGCAGTTGCAGCAGGTGGTGTAATGGTTCTGACAGATAACTTAAGTACAGCGATTATTGTTGCGGGGATTACCGGGATATTAATCTTTGTTGCACATCCTAAGATAAAACCATTTTTGCAGCTGATTGCTGCAGGAGCTGTAGTTGTTGTGGTTGGACTTTCATATCTTTCGGCAAATATTTCAAGTAGTGAAAACTTCCGTCTGCGACGAATAATCACCTGGCTTGATCCGGAAAATCATGCAGATGAAGGTGGATTTCAAGTAATGCAGGGATTGTATGCAATTGGATCCGGTGGATTTTTTGGGAAAGGTCTTGGAAATAGTACGCAAAAGCTGGGGGTAATTCCCGAAGTGCAAAATGATATGATTCTGACAATTGTATGCGAGGAGCTGGGCGTGTTCGGCGTAATTGTCGTTCTCGTACTGTTTGGTCTACTTTTATATCGCTTGATGTTTATTGCAAAGAATGCGCCGGATCTCTATGGTTCATTAGTCGCAAGTGGAATCTTTGCACATATTTCGCTTCAGGTTATTTTAAATATTGCCGTAGTGACCAATATGATGCCGACAACGGGAGTTACATTACCGTTTATCAGTTATGGAGGTACGTCGATTTTGTTTCTTATGACAGAGATGGGAATTGCACTTGGAATATCTCGTAAAATTAAATTGAAGCAATAA
- the asnB gene encoding asparagine synthase (glutamine-hydrolyzing), protein MCGFAGFVGEVENREEVLENMMNTIIHRGPDSEGKYVDEDAALGFRRLSIIDLSEVGDQPLYNEDRSKVLVFNGEIYNYQELRKELVEAGHVFVSNTDSETLIHGYEEWGESLVERLRGMYAFVIWDTKTKKLFGARDIFGIKPMYYAQMNGTLMFGSEIKSFMEHPKFDKIFNEDALGNYLSFQFVPTNETFFKGVFCLQPGHYFTYENEKMEITRYFEPNFTGDTTKSFEEIVDDIEAVMKESVEMHKISDVEVASYLSSGVDSSYLTYLGQVDRTFTVGFDEGKYSEIQDAKEFAASINMQNDAKVISPEEYWDKLSDIQYYMDEPVADPAAIALYFLSEEASKKVKVVLSGEGSDELFGGYNIYCEPLEHTSFNKIPMPIRRALGKFAEYCLPRGTKGRGFLMRHGKTLEERYFANATNIFTEREANKILKKGCEPQIQKVTKPLYERVQGKDPVTKMQYVDMHLWLVHDILMKGDKMGMANSLEVRVPFLDKKVLELAETLPLDYKVRAPKTKVALRGAAEKVIRSKTAEKKKLGFPIPTRVWLKEDKYYNRVKEMFQSEAANKFFNTELLIKMLDDHKNGKNKNEKTDNSRKIWTVYIFLVWYDRYFEHGKPVHPEMAAR, encoded by the coding sequence ATGTGTGGATTTGCAGGATTTGTAGGAGAGGTTGAAAATCGTGAAGAGGTTCTGGAAAATATGATGAATACGATTATTCACAGAGGACCGGACAGCGAAGGAAAATATGTGGATGAAGATGCGGCGCTGGGGTTTCGACGTCTGAGTATTATCGACCTTTCTGAAGTTGGCGACCAGCCATTATATAACGAAGACAGAAGTAAGGTACTTGTATTTAATGGGGAAATCTACAATTATCAGGAACTGAGAAAAGAATTAGTGGAAGCAGGACATGTATTTGTGTCGAATACAGATTCCGAGACATTGATACATGGTTATGAAGAATGGGGAGAAAGCCTGGTAGAACGTCTGAGAGGTATGTATGCGTTTGTAATCTGGGATACAAAAACAAAAAAACTATTTGGGGCAAGAGATATTTTTGGGATTAAACCAATGTATTATGCACAGATGAATGGAACATTGATGTTTGGTTCAGAAATTAAATCTTTTATGGAGCATCCGAAATTTGATAAGATTTTTAATGAAGATGCACTTGGAAATTATTTGTCATTTCAGTTTGTTCCGACAAATGAGACATTTTTTAAAGGTGTTTTCTGCTTACAGCCGGGACATTACTTTACTTATGAAAATGAAAAGATGGAGATTACACGTTATTTTGAACCGAATTTTACAGGAGATACGACAAAATCATTTGAAGAAATCGTAGATGATATTGAAGCAGTGATGAAAGAATCTGTAGAGATGCATAAGATCAGTGATGTAGAAGTTGCTTCCTATCTTTCAAGTGGTGTAGACTCCAGTTATTTAACCTATTTAGGTCAGGTTGACCGTACATTTACAGTTGGTTTTGATGAAGGAAAATACAGCGAGATCCAGGATGCAAAAGAATTTGCTGCAAGTATTAATATGCAAAACGATGCAAAAGTAATCAGTCCGGAGGAATATTGGGATAAATTATCTGATATTCAGTATTATATGGATGAGCCGGTAGCAGATCCGGCAGCAATTGCATTATATTTCTTGAGTGAGGAAGCTTCGAAAAAAGTAAAGGTTGTGCTTTCGGGAGAAGGGTCAGACGAGCTGTTTGGCGGTTATAATATTTATTGTGAACCATTGGAACATACGAGCTTTAATAAGATTCCAATGCCGATTCGAAGAGCGCTTGGCAAATTTGCAGAATACTGCCTGCCTAGAGGAACAAAGGGAAGAGGCTTTTTAATGCGTCATGGAAAAACCTTAGAAGAGCGTTATTTTGCAAATGCAACGAATATTTTTACGGAACGTGAAGCAAATAAAATTTTAAAGAAGGGCTGTGAACCTCAGATTCAAAAAGTGACAAAACCATTGTATGAACGTGTACAGGGAAAAGATCCGGTGACAAAAATGCAGTATGTTGATATGCATCTTTGGTTGGTTCATGATATTTTGATGAAAGGTGATAAGATGGGAATGGCAAATTCTCTGGAGGTCCGTGTTCCGTTTTTGGATAAAAAAGTACTGGAGCTTGCAGAAACATTGCCATTAGATTATAAAGTACGTGCACCAAAGACCAAAGTAGCACTGCGAGGAGCAGCTGAAAAAGTGATTCGCAGTAAGACAGCAGAAAAGAAAAAACTGGGATTCCCAATTCCAACGCGTGTTTGGCTAAAAGAGGATAAGTATTATAACCGAGTAAAAGAGATGTTTCAGTCAGAAGCAGCAAACAAATTCTTTAATACAGAACTTCTGATCAAAATGTTAGACGACCATAAGAATGGAAAGAATAAAAATGAAAAAACAGACAATAGCAGAAAAATCTGGACAGTTTATATTTTCCTTGTATGGTATGACAGATATTTTGAACATGGCAAACCGGTTCATCCGGAAATGGCAGCAAGATGA
- the cobK gene encoding precorrin-6A reductase, whose protein sequence is MDKNDKEELEMCRILIFSGTTEGNQIAKAVCRLPAKVYVSVATEYGKVCAEEQSEAEIIAGRMDREEIQEFLNLYKIDIVIDATHPFARVVTENIQKACENGKIKYIRCVREAENEAFENENCVWAENVDKAVSYLQETKGNILITTGGKELQKYTQLKDYQDRCYARVLSTKNSMTDAAKLGFEGRHLIAMQGPFSTEMNIALLHYTEAAYLVTKESGKAGGFDEKIEAAQKTGTKLVIIQRPIENGLSVEQTISYCMEKMYSFS, encoded by the coding sequence GTGGATAAGAACGATAAAGAAGAATTGGAAATGTGCAGGATTTTGATATTTTCCGGAACAACAGAAGGAAATCAAATCGCAAAAGCAGTGTGCAGACTGCCGGCAAAGGTTTATGTCAGCGTTGCAACTGAGTATGGAAAAGTGTGTGCAGAAGAACAGTCCGAAGCTGAGATTATAGCAGGGAGAATGGATCGTGAAGAAATTCAAGAATTTTTAAATCTATATAAGATAGATATTGTGATCGATGCAACCCATCCATTTGCAAGAGTGGTGACAGAAAATATACAGAAAGCATGCGAGAATGGAAAAATAAAATATATCCGTTGTGTCAGAGAAGCGGAAAATGAAGCATTTGAAAATGAAAATTGTGTCTGGGCAGAGAATGTCGATAAAGCAGTTTCTTATTTGCAGGAGACGAAAGGAAACATATTAATTACGACAGGCGGAAAAGAACTTCAAAAATATACTCAGCTTAAGGATTATCAAGACAGATGTTATGCGCGTGTGCTTTCAACAAAAAACTCTATGACAGATGCGGCCAAACTAGGATTTGAAGGCAGACATTTAATCGCTATGCAGGGACCATTTTCAACAGAAATGAATATTGCTTTGCTTCATTATACAGAAGCAGCATATCTGGTGACAAAAGAATCGGGAAAAGCAGGTGGCTTTGATGAAAAGATTGAAGCAGCGCAAAAAACAGGCACAAAATTAGTTATTATACAAAGACCGATAGAAAATGGATTGAGTGTGGAACAGACAATTTCCTATTGCATGGAGAAAATGTATTCTTTTTCATGA
- a CDS encoding cobalt-precorrin 5A hydrolase, with protein MNKKINVLSFTKKGSQKNKELCSYLTEQEYDCIGYTIKRFSVECDLEPMPEYLSLWIGKKWGKEDFIFIGAIGIAVRLIAPWVKDKYSDSAVLVMDEKAQYCIPVLSGHVGGGIELAHMIENCMGAMPVITTATDVQKKFAVDVFAKKNRLQITDRKLAKEISAAVLEEKKIGFYSELGYKGKVPKEVVCCESERELDKFEYGIIVTAQKKEENQKSNRLYLLAKTYVIGLGCRKNISYIKLEKGLQLALAQVQIDLAEILAFASIDLKKEEPAIKKLSENYQIPFLTYSVEKLKKVECVSSSSEFVASVTGVDNVCERAAKYCCPDGRMILDKLKLDGMTVAIVQKKMEVLF; from the coding sequence ATGAATAAGAAAATTAACGTATTAAGTTTTACAAAAAAAGGAAGTCAAAAAAATAAAGAGCTGTGCAGCTATTTAACAGAACAAGAGTATGATTGCATTGGATATACGATAAAACGTTTTTCCGTAGAGTGTGATTTAGAACCCATGCCAGAATATTTGTCTTTATGGATTGGGAAAAAATGGGGGAAAGAAGATTTTATTTTTATTGGTGCAATAGGGATTGCAGTGCGTTTGATCGCTCCGTGGGTGAAAGATAAATATTCAGATTCTGCAGTATTGGTGATGGATGAAAAAGCACAGTATTGCATACCAGTCCTATCTGGTCATGTCGGAGGGGGAATAGAGCTTGCGCACATGATAGAAAACTGTATGGGTGCAATGCCGGTTATTACGACAGCGACAGATGTACAGAAGAAATTTGCAGTAGATGTGTTTGCAAAGAAAAACAGACTGCAAATTACAGACAGAAAACTGGCAAAAGAAATTTCGGCAGCTGTTTTAGAAGAAAAAAAGATAGGATTTTACAGTGAACTTGGTTACAAAGGGAAAGTGCCGAAAGAAGTCGTGTGTTGTGAATCAGAAAGAGAATTGGATAAATTTGAATATGGAATTATTGTGACAGCTCAAAAAAAAGAAGAAAATCAAAAATCGAACAGATTATATTTGCTTGCGAAAACATATGTTATAGGTCTTGGGTGTAGAAAAAACATATCTTATATAAAATTAGAAAAAGGACTTCAGTTAGCATTAGCACAAGTTCAAATAGATTTGGCTGAAATTTTAGCGTTTGCAAGTATTGATCTAAAGAAAGAAGAACCGGCGATAAAAAAACTGTCGGAGAACTATCAAATTCCATTTTTGACATATTCAGTAGAAAAGCTGAAAAAAGTAGAGTGTGTTAGTAGTAGTTCAGAATTTGTGGCATCGGTTACCGGTGTGGATAATGTATGTGAGAGAGCTGCAAAATATTGTTGCCCGGATGGAAGGATGATATTAGATAAACTGAAATTGGATGGTATGACGGTAGCTATTGTACAGAAAAAGATGGAAGTTTTATTTTAA
- the queA gene encoding tRNA preQ1(34) S-adenosylmethionine ribosyltransferase-isomerase QueA, which translates to MKTSDFYYDLPEELIAQDPLEDRSSSRLLILDKETGKTEHHIFKEIIDYLNPGDCLVINDTKVIPARLIGEKIGTGAKIEVLLLKRKEKDVWETLVKPGKKMKVGAQVSFGNGLLIGEVIEVVEEGNRLIKFHYEGIFEEVLDQLGEMPLPPYITHQLQDRNRYNTVYAKNEGSAAAPTAGLHFTAELLDAIQEKGVDIARVTLHVGLGTFRPVKVEDVTEHHMHSEFYQVDEEAAEKINRAKDGAGRVICVGTTSCRTIESAADETGHLKPCSGWTEIFIYPGYKFKMLDCLITNFHLPESTLIMLVSALAGKEHVMAAYEEAVKERYRFFSFGDAMFIK; encoded by the coding sequence TTGAAAACAAGTGATTTTTATTATGATCTGCCAGAGGAACTGATTGCTCAGGATCCTCTGGAGGATCGCTCTAGTTCTCGCCTGCTTATATTAGATAAAGAAACAGGTAAGACAGAGCATCATATATTTAAAGAAATTATTGATTATCTGAATCCGGGAGATTGTCTCGTGATTAATGATACAAAGGTAATTCCGGCGAGACTGATCGGTGAAAAGATTGGTACAGGAGCAAAGATAGAAGTACTCTTATTAAAACGTAAAGAAAAAGACGTTTGGGAGACACTTGTAAAACCTGGCAAAAAGATGAAAGTCGGAGCACAGGTGAGCTTTGGTAACGGATTGCTGATTGGAGAAGTTATCGAAGTGGTAGAGGAAGGAAACCGACTGATAAAATTCCATTATGAAGGAATTTTTGAAGAGGTTCTGGATCAGCTTGGCGAGATGCCGCTGCCACCATATATCACACATCAGTTGCAGGATCGTAATCGTTATAATACTGTATACGCAAAAAACGAGGGGTCTGCTGCAGCTCCGACTGCAGGATTGCATTTCACAGCAGAGCTTCTGGATGCAATTCAGGAAAAGGGTGTTGATATTGCACGTGTGACTTTACACGTTGGGCTTGGAACATTCCGTCCGGTAAAAGTAGAAGATGTCACAGAACATCATATGCATTCTGAATTTTATCAGGTAGATGAAGAAGCAGCTGAAAAAATTAATCGTGCCAAAGATGGAGCGGGGCGTGTTATTTGTGTAGGAACAACAAGCTGTCGTACGATTGAGTCAGCAGCAGATGAAACCGGTCATTTGAAGCCATGCAGTGGATGGACAGAAATATTTATTTATCCGGGATATAAATTTAAAATGTTAGATTGCCTGATCACAAATTTCCATCTTCCAGAATCAACATTGATTATGTTAGTGTCTGCACTTGCCGGAAAAGAACATGTGATGGCAGCTTATGAAGAAGCAGTAAAAGAAAGATATCGCTTTTTCTCGTTCGGGGATGCGATGTTTATAAAGTAA
- the pheT gene encoding phenylalanine--tRNA ligase subunit beta, producing MNTSLSWIKAYVPDLDVTAQEYTDAMTLSGTKVEGFEKLDADLDKIVVGQIDKIEKHPDADKLIICQVNVGTEQIQIVTGAHNVFEGAKVPVVLDGGRVAGGHEPGQRVEGGIKIKKGKLRGVESFGMMCSIEELGSTKDMYPEAPENGIYIFKDDVEVGADAVEVLGLHDVVFEYEITSNRVDCYSVVGIAREAAATFNKEFKPPVVTETGNQEDVNDYVKVTVENTELCSRYCARVVKNIKIGPSPEWMQRRLASVGIRPINNLVDITNYVMEEYGQPMHAYDLDTLAGHEIVVKNAEDGQKFVTLDGQERQMDKDVLMICDGEKAVGIAGIMGGENSMITDDVKTMLFEAACFDGVNIRKSSKRVGLRTDASGKFEKGLDPNNAKAAIDRACQLIEELGAGEVVGGTVDVYSKKKEPVRVPFDENRINRMLGTDISKEDMLAYFAKIDLEYDADTNEVIAPTFRHDLFRLADLAEEVARFYGYDNIPTTLPNGEATTGKLTFKLRVEQVARDIAEFCGFSQGMSYSFESPKVFDKLLLPADSPLRQAIEIMNPLGEDYSIMRTTSLNGMLTSLATNYNRRNKNVRLYELGNVYIPEKLPLTELPDERMQFTLGMYGDGDFFNMKGVVEEFFEKIGMKGRESYDPNAGKSYLHPGRQANILYDGKVVGYLGEVHPDVADTYGIGERAYVAVIDMPVVLEYATFDRKYTGIAKYPAVSRDLSMVVPKEILVGQIEDVIAKKGGNYLESFALFDLYEGAQIKEGFKSVAYSIVFRAKDKTLEEADITTAMNKILKALEEMGIELRK from the coding sequence ATGAATACTTCATTATCATGGATTAAAGCGTATGTGCCAGATTTGGATGTCACAGCGCAGGAATATACAGACGCAATGACTTTATCAGGAACAAAGGTAGAGGGATTTGAAAAATTAGATGCAGATCTGGATAAGATTGTTGTAGGTCAGATTGATAAGATTGAAAAGCATCCAGATGCAGATAAACTGATAATCTGTCAGGTAAATGTAGGAACAGAGCAGATTCAGATTGTAACAGGTGCCCATAATGTATTTGAAGGTGCAAAGGTACCGGTAGTTCTTGATGGAGGACGCGTTGCAGGAGGTCACGAGCCTGGACAAAGAGTAGAGGGCGGAATTAAAATCAAAAAAGGAAAACTTCGTGGAGTAGAAAGCTTCGGTATGATGTGTTCAATCGAGGAACTTGGTTCTACAAAAGATATGTATCCGGAAGCTCCGGAAAATGGTATTTATATTTTCAAAGATGATGTAGAAGTTGGGGCAGATGCAGTAGAAGTACTTGGACTTCATGATGTTGTATTTGAGTACGAAATCACATCAAATCGTGTAGATTGCTACAGTGTTGTTGGTATCGCAAGAGAAGCAGCAGCGACATTTAATAAAGAATTTAAACCACCGGTTGTAACAGAGACAGGTAATCAGGAAGATGTTAATGATTATGTAAAGGTAACTGTAGAAAATACAGAGCTTTGTTCACGCTATTGTGCAAGAGTTGTTAAAAATATTAAAATCGGACCATCTCCAGAATGGATGCAGAGAAGACTTGCATCAGTTGGAATCCGTCCGATTAATAACCTTGTAGATATCACAAACTATGTGATGGAAGAGTATGGCCAGCCGATGCATGCATATGATCTTGATACACTTGCAGGTCATGAGATTGTTGTTAAAAATGCAGAAGACGGACAGAAGTTTGTTACATTAGACGGACAGGAGCGTCAGATGGATAAAGATGTTCTTATGATTTGCGATGGCGAGAAGGCAGTAGGTATTGCGGGTATCATGGGTGGAGAAAACTCAATGATCACAGATGATGTAAAGACAATGCTTTTCGAAGCGGCATGTTTTGATGGAGTAAACATTCGTAAATCAAGTAAGAGAGTCGGACTTCGTACAGATGCTTCAGGAAAATTTGAAAAAGGACTGGATCCAAACAATGCAAAAGCGGCAATTGACCGTGCATGTCAGTTGATTGAAGAACTGGGCGCAGGAGAAGTTGTAGGCGGAACAGTTGACGTATACAGTAAGAAGAAAGAACCTGTTCGTGTACCATTTGATGAAAATAGAATCAACAGAATGTTAGGAACAGACATTTCAAAAGAAGATATGCTGGCATATTTTGCGAAGATTGATTTGGAATATGATGCAGATACAAACGAAGTGATCGCACCTACATTCCGTCATGATTTATTCCGTCTTGCAGACCTTGCAGAAGAAGTGGCAAGATTTTATGGATATGATAACATTCCTACAACACTTCCAAATGGAGAGGCAACAACAGGTAAGCTGACATTTAAACTGAGAGTAGAACAGGTCGCAAGAGATATTGCAGAATTCTGTGGATTTAGCCAGGGAATGTCATATTCATTTGAAAGTCCGAAAGTGTTTGATAAATTATTACTTCCGGCAGATTCACCATTGCGTCAGGCAATCGAGATTATGAATCCACTTGGTGAAGATTATAGCATTATGAGAACAACATCTCTTAACGGAATGTTAACTTCACTTGCTACAAACTATAACAGAAGAAATAAAAATGTACGTCTGTATGAGCTTGGAAATGTTTATATTCCAGAAAAGCTTCCACTTACAGAACTCCCGGATGAAAGAATGCAGTTTACTCTTGGTATGTATGGGGATGGAGATTTCTTCAATATGAAAGGTGTTGTAGAAGAGTTCTTTGAGAAGATTGGAATGAAGGGACGTGAAAGCTACGATCCAAATGCAGGAAAATCTTATCTGCATCCAGGAAGACAGGCAAATATCTTGTATGATGGAAAAGTGGTTGGATATTTGGGAGAAGTTCACCCGGATGTTGCTGATACTTATGGAATCGGAGAAAGAGCATATGTCGCAGTGATTGATATGCCAGTTGTTCTGGAATATGCAACATTTGACAGAAAATATACAGGTATTGCAAAATATCCTGCGGTTTCCCGTGATTTGAGTATGGTAGTACCAAAAGAAATCCTGGTTGGACAGATTGAAGATGTTATTGCAAAAAAAGGTGGAAATTATCTGGAAAGTTTTGCTTTGTTTGATTTGTATGAAGGGGCTCAGATTAAAGAAGGATTTAAGTCTGTTGCATATTCAATTGTGTTCCGTGCAAAAGATAAGACTTTGGAAGAGGCTGATATTACAACAGCGATGAACAAGATCTTAAAAGCATTGGAAGAAATGGGAATTGAACTTCGTAAATAA